Proteins found in one Scardovia inopinata JCM 12537 genomic segment:
- a CDS encoding DUF4037 domain-containing protein translates to MLNNDSESIPDMHIADKEEQDPSLLSDSADDGIPQGSPTATGFSPDAFMAGLDDLYSLHPGPQKVEQYLTSALEQTVETGDEAGQLTVINELMGFYRSQSRHSENVKLAQASLDLALHLGLEGSPQWVSVLINAATAMRAAQQYDQALELYKQALSAADQAPQTDSRTIAALHNNLSMLYSQTGNFTQAYQELYQALTIMTKVSPDPQNDIDIATTKTNLALVLLQIASSKQKESERKVSSRSSRPSRSSRPSHSLHETAASLRAQAVSYAQQALNIYHHDPGKHLTDSAHYASALAGYAQAAFFAGQFEESRLYYRKALEHIRKTYGADNDYYRTTLANSRAVQEIADSQDKAPLKIKGLDLARQFWQEYGEPLIYRKYPEYRGRIAAGLVGHGSECYGFDDDLSHDHDFGPRFCLWATKEDYQKIGHDLQADYDALPQEFLGFQTRSSTPRSQGRGRRSGVFKIGDFFESITGLSQAPGQDEPLLWLNLQESTLAAATNGQIFADPLGAFSSRRQGFKNMPDDVRFSLISRRLGMISQAGQYNYSRMIARKDQPAARLCLSEFANATSSLIFLINNPLIVGYAPYYKWRFAALRNISRRPSTRLSEICEQLENLLLLDVSQDNNQITSLITTICREIVEELQQEGLTSSSEDFLEWHRPYVESHISEKNSFLRSL, encoded by the coding sequence ATGCTTAATAATGATTCAGAGTCGATTCCAGATATGCACATTGCGGACAAAGAAGAGCAAGATCCCAGTCTTCTCTCCGACTCGGCAGATGACGGTATTCCCCAGGGTTCTCCGACAGCAACAGGCTTTTCACCAGATGCATTTATGGCTGGGCTGGACGATCTTTATTCCCTGCACCCTGGTCCTCAGAAGGTGGAACAGTACCTGACATCGGCACTTGAGCAGACTGTAGAAACCGGCGATGAGGCAGGGCAATTGACTGTAATCAATGAGCTCATGGGATTTTACAGATCGCAGAGCCGACACAGTGAGAATGTCAAACTGGCACAGGCCTCGCTGGATCTTGCCCTGCATTTAGGACTGGAAGGAAGTCCCCAGTGGGTGTCGGTCCTGATCAATGCTGCCACCGCCATGCGGGCAGCCCAGCAGTATGATCAAGCTCTGGAATTATACAAGCAGGCACTTTCTGCTGCTGACCAGGCCCCGCAGACGGATTCCCGAACCATTGCTGCTCTGCATAATAATTTATCGATGCTGTATTCGCAAACTGGTAATTTTACTCAAGCTTACCAAGAACTATACCAAGCGCTGACTATTATGACCAAGGTCAGCCCTGACCCTCAAAACGACATTGACATTGCCACAACAAAAACGAACCTTGCCCTGGTCCTCCTGCAGATTGCCAGTTCTAAGCAGAAAGAATCCGAGCGGAAAGTCTCATCACGCTCATCACGTCCATCACGTTCGTCACGTCCATCGCACTCACTACATGAGACTGCTGCATCTTTACGTGCACAGGCTGTAAGTTATGCGCAGCAGGCGCTGAATATTTATCACCATGATCCTGGCAAACATCTGACAGACAGCGCCCACTATGCCTCGGCTTTGGCTGGTTATGCCCAGGCAGCCTTCTTTGCCGGACAGTTTGAGGAGTCCCGACTTTATTACAGAAAGGCACTGGAACATATCAGGAAAACGTATGGAGCCGATAATGATTATTACCGGACAACACTTGCCAATTCCCGTGCTGTGCAGGAGATTGCAGATTCGCAGGATAAGGCTCCCTTAAAAATCAAAGGTCTGGACCTGGCCCGGCAATTCTGGCAGGAATATGGCGAACCCCTCATCTATCGAAAATATCCTGAATATAGGGGAAGAATCGCAGCCGGACTGGTTGGACACGGATCCGAATGCTATGGTTTCGATGATGACTTGTCACACGATCACGATTTTGGCCCGCGTTTCTGCCTATGGGCTACAAAGGAAGACTATCAAAAAATTGGTCACGATCTGCAAGCAGACTATGACGCCCTTCCTCAGGAGTTTCTTGGCTTTCAAACCCGAAGCTCTACTCCCCGTTCCCAGGGTAGGGGCAGAAGGTCAGGTGTCTTTAAAATCGGCGACTTTTTCGAGTCCATTACTGGTTTATCCCAAGCTCCAGGCCAGGATGAGCCTCTGCTCTGGCTGAACCTGCAGGAGTCAACCCTGGCAGCAGCCACAAATGGGCAAATCTTTGCCGATCCCCTCGGTGCCTTTTCTTCCCGTCGTCAGGGATTCAAAAACATGCCTGATGATGTTCGATTTTCTCTGATTTCACGTCGCCTGGGCATGATCAGCCAGGCTGGTCAGTATAATTATTCTCGCATGATTGCGCGGAAAGATCAGCCTGCAGCACGACTCTGCCTATCTGAATTTGCTAATGCTACCAGCTCCCTGATTTTCCTCATCAATAATCCCCTGATTGTGGGTTATGCACCTTACTACAAATGGCGTTTCGCAGCTTTACGGAACATCAGCAGACGGCCGTCAACCCGGCTGTCTGAAATCTGTGAGCAGCTGGAAAACCTTCTTCTCCTTGATGTTTCACAGGATAATAATCAGATCACCAGCCTGATTACCACTATCTGCCGGGAGATTGTTGAGGAACTCCAGCAGGAAGGTTTGACTTCCAGCAGTGAGGATTTTTTGGAATGGCATCGCCCCTATGTGGAAAGCCACATTTCTGAGAAAAATTCTTTTCTTAGAAGTCTGTAG